One region of Equus quagga isolate Etosha38 unplaced genomic scaffold, UCLA_HA_Equagga_1.0 83181_RagTag, whole genome shotgun sequence genomic DNA includes:
- the LOC124234507 gene encoding coiled-coil domain-containing protein 180-like, whose amino-acid sequence MEMEPLILEPGALLLKQLAESDKDINSLFRKVENDDNLEDYTIQTLLELWDQVAKKFLLQKQGIKKLDETLLSLEFSRADKLKSVLKKYVEIIEKTSCLMQPNMYRLINKEAM is encoded by the exons GAAATGGAACCTCTCATCTTGGAGCCAGGAGCGCTTCTTCTTAAACAGCTGGCTGAATCTGACAAAGACATCAACAGCCTCTTCAGAAAGGTGGAAAACGACGACAACCTCGAAGACTACACCATCCAA ACCCTGTTGGAGCTGTGGGATCAGGTGGCCAAGAAGTTCCTCCTCCAGAAGCAGGGGATTAAGAAGCTGGATGAGACCCTGCTCTCACTTGAGTTCTCCCGAGCAGACAAG CTAAAAAGCGTGTTGAAGAAATACGTGGAAATCATAGAGAAAACTTCCTGTCTCATGCAGCCCAATATGTACAGGCTGATAAATAAAGAAGCCATG TGA